GTAGTTCTTGTAAGACTTGAGACATCTCCAGAAGATATCACAGGTATGAAGGCTGCTCAGGGTATCCTTACAGTTCGTGGTGGTATGACATCACACGCTGCCGTAGTTGCTCGTGGTATGGGTGAGTGCTGCGTATCAGGTTGTGGCGACATCAACATGGACGAAGAGAACAAGAAGTTCACACTTGCTGGAAAAGAGTTCCACGAGGGAGACTTCATTTCAATTGATGGTACAACAGGTAACATCTATGATGGTCAGATCGCAACAGTTGACGCTCAGATCGCTGGTGAGTTCGGACGTATCATGGCTTGGGCTGATGAGTTCAGAAAACTTAAGGTTCGTACAAATGCTGATACACCTGCTGATGCTAAGAAGGCTAGAGAGCTTGGCGCTGAGGGTATTGGTCTTTGCCGTACAGAGCACATGTTCTTCGAGGAAGACAGAATTGCTGCATTCCGTGAGATGATCTGCTCAGATACAGTAGAAGAGAGAGAAGCTGCTCTTGAGAAGATCCTTCCTTATCAGCAGAACGACTTCAAGGCTCTTTATGAGGCTCTTGAGGGATGCCCTGTTACTATCAGATTCCTTGATCCACCTCTTCACGAGTTCGTTCCTACAACAGAGGACGAGATCAAGAAGCTTGCTGAAGCAAAGAATAAGAGCGTAGACGAGATCAAGGCTATCATCAACTCACTTCATGAGTTTAACCCTATGATGGGTCACAGAGGATGCCGTCTTGCAGTTACATATCCTGAAATTGCCAAGATGCAGACTAAGGCTGTTATCCGTGCAGCTCTTGAAGTTCAGAAGGCACATGCTGACTGGAACGTTAAGCCTGAAATCATGATTCCTCTTGTATGTGAGGTTAAAGAGCTTAAGTATGTTAAGAAGGTAGTAGTTGAGACAGCTGATGCTGAAATCGCTGCTGCAGGCGCTAAGCTTGAGTATGAAGTTGGTACAATGATCGAGATCCCAAGAGCTGCTCTTACAGCTGATGAGATCGCTAAGGAAGCTGATTTCTTCTGCTTCGGTACAAACGACCTTACACAGATGACATTTGGATTCTCTCGTGATGATGCTGGTAAGTTCCTCAATGCTTACTATGATACAAAGATCTTCGAGAACGATCCATTTGCTAAGCTTGACCAGACAGGTGTTGGTAAGCTTATGGAAATGTCACTTAAGCTTGGTAAGCCAGTTAACCCATCACTTCACGTTGGTATCTGCGGAGAGCACGGTGGAGATCCTTCATCAGTTGAGTTCTGCCACAAGATCGGACTTGACTATGTATCATGCTCACCATTCCGTGTTCCTGTTGCAAGACTTGCTGCTGCTCAGGCTGCTATTGCTGAGAAGGCTGCTAAGAAGTGCGACAAGTGCGAGGATGCTACAAAGTCTTTCGTAGATGATGAGACCAAGCAGAAGCTTCACGATGCAGCTGAGAAGGCTCAGGAAGTAGCTAAGGTTCTTGCAGAGCAGTCAGCAGACGTTGCTAAGGCTGGTCTTGAGGGACTTAAGGCTGGTGTTGATGCAGCTGTTAAGGCTTACAAAGAGACAAGAAATAAATAATTAAGATTACAAAAACTATTTTGTAATTAGAAATAAAAGAAGGACTATTCAACCATGAGTAGTTCTTCTTTTTTGTTATTTTTTGTACATTATAATTTTATATTGTGTTTATATATTTCTGTTTTTAACGTGATATAGTTTAATGGTAGATGTCGGTATACCGATAATTTCTGTATGAAAGGAAAATATTATGGATAAGAAGCACGGCTCTTTAATGCTACCAATTGTCGGATCTATCATTCTTGCAGTAGTAATCACTGCTGTAGCGATTGCGGGCTTTAATATTTATAGCTCTATCAATACTAATAAGTCTCAGACTGAGGCTTACAAGGCAAGACTGCTTGAAGATGTTCAGGCTGAGCTCAAGAATGAGACTCAGGAAGCTATGAGTATCTGCCAGGTTATGTATGACAGATATCTTGCCGGTGAAATGACCATGGAAGAAGCTCAGAAAGAAGCTGCTGATATTATCCGAGAACTTAAATACAATGATGGCGCAGGATATTTCTGGGTTGACACATCCAAGGGAATTAACGTTGTTCTTCTTGGGCGTGATACAGAAGGCCAATCCAGATGGGACAGTGTGGATCCAAATGGAACATATTTCATACAGGAAATGATCAAGAACGGTCTGCAGGAAGGTGGCGGATATACAAACCTTATGTTTGCAAAGCCTAATGAAACAGAACCACTTCCTAAAATAAACTATACAGCATATTTTGAGCCGTTTGACTGGGTAATGGGTACCGGAGTATGGGTTGACCATTTAGATTCACTTGCTGCAGAATACATTGGCCATGCAACTATGGATATGTACAGAAATATTAACAGTTCGATCATAACAATGCTTGTATTGCTTGTTATTGGTATTTCTATTGCTGTATATATGGGAAAGAGAATCACCAAGCCCCTTATCCTTGCAACTGAGCAGATGGTTCGTATGTCTAATAATGACTTTACAGACAACGAAGAAATGGAGAAGGTCAGAAGTCTTCCAGCTAAAGAAAATAATGAGATCGGACAGATTGCAGAAGCACTTGATCTTATGCATAAGAATATCAGAGACCTCATGATGAAAATCTCTGATACTACAGCATATGTTGCCTCTGCTTCTGAAGAGCTTTCAGCCAGTGCTTCACAGTCAGCACAGGCAAGTGAGATGGTTGCTAACTCTTGTACGAATGTTGCAAATTCCTGCTCTGGACAGATTACCGCAGTTTCAGGGGCAAGTAATGAGACTAAGGCGTTTGTTAACAATATGCAGGAGTTCCAGGATGCTATAAGCAGAACAACTGAAATGATAGATACTACAAATGACGCTGCTACTAAAGGCGCTGCTGATATGACAAATGCAACTAATATGATGAAAACAATTAAGGATTCTGTTGAAAATACAGCTTCTGTTGTTGAAACACTTGGTGAGCAGCTCAAGAATATCGACAGCTTTGTTGATACTATTGCAGAGATTGCCAGCCAGACAAACCTTCTTTCACTTAATGCAAGTATTGAGGCCGCAAGAGCCGGAGAAATGGGTAAAGGCTTTGCAGTTGTTGCTAGTGAGATCAGCAAACTGGCAGATCAGTCCAATGAGGCTGCTTCCAAGATAACAGAGCTCATAGCTGAGATCATGCAGAATTCTAATGAAGCGGTAGAAGCTATGCGCTCCGGTGCTCAGAGCGTTGTGGAAGGAACTGAGACTGTTAACGAAGCCGGAAATACTTTCGGCAATATTGTTGAGATGGTTTATTCTATATCAGAGCAGTCTGCAAGAATGAGCGAGATTGTCGGACAGCTTTCAGAAGGAACAGAGACAATTGCTGAGAATATCCAGAAGATTGAAAATATGAGTGCTGATGTTGCGGATGAAACGCAGAATGTTTCAGCTGCTTCAGAACAGCAGACAGCATCGACGCATGAAGTTGCAGAAGCTTCAGACAGACTTGCTGAAAATGCTCAGGAACTTCAGAACTTTGTTGCCAAATTTGATCTGTAACCGTCTGACCGATATAAAATCTGCTATTACAAGGGCTGCGATCAATAATCGATTGCAGCCTTTCATATTTTACTAAACGATAATTGCTCCAAATAGTTGCAAGTAACTCTATATGGATAAATGATGCGTTGAGAAGTTAACTATAAAGTGATAAAATTAATATGTATTAGTGTATTCATCTAGAGGGCCATATATGGACGTCCAGGAAATTGATCTTATCAACGAACTGAACATATATACGGGACTGGATTCGTTCAGCGAAGATGCTCTGGAAAAAGAGCTGGCGCAGTGCAAGGGACTGGGAGCAAATGTCGAGAAGCTCCGCAGTCTTGGTTTTAATGCACTTCAGCTGGCAGAAATAAGAAAGGGCCTTGAAAGCGATAAGGTTGATGTAAATAAATATCTTGATTCTAGTCTGTCCTGGACGGATATGGAAGAAATGCGCCTTGAAATGGTGCAGGGAATTGATATGTCTGAATATCGGGCTAAGGGCTTTGATAATCAGCAGCTGTATCAGATAAGAACCGGAATTTCTGATGGAGTAGATGTATCTGTTTATGCCAAAAAAATCTATCTTGCAGATCAGATGAGAGAGCTGAGAAGAGGGCTATCTCCAAAAGATGGTGTCCCTATTATATTTTTTCAGGATCCGGCATTTGATTCCTTACAAATGAGAGAAATAAGAAGAGGCCTTCAGGTTGGAATAGATATCTCAACCTATGCAATGCTTGACATACCTCATATGAAGATGAGGGCAGCCAGGTTAAGCGCTCAGGACGGCCTTGTATTTACTGAGGCGGAAATTCGCAAATATACAGCAAGTATATTGGAACAGATGCATCAGGCACATCTTGATAATGTAAATATAAGCAGTTATGTTAAACGCTTATTCGATGCTGAACAACTTGAACAAATCAGACTTGCACTCAAAAAAGAACTTCCTATAGATAACTATATGACTGCGGACATGCGCGGCGAAGCTATCAAAGAGATTAGGCTCGGCCTTGAAGAAGGTGTTGATGTTGGTAAATATGCTGATGTAGCCTATAACTGGAAGCAGATGCATGAAATGCGACTGGGACTGGAACATCAGATAGATATTACACCATATTGCAAGCCTTTGTATCAGGCTGACCAGATGAGAGAATTGAGGCTGGGAATAGAAGCCGGACTTGATATCAGCAAGTTCTCTTCTATGATGTATACAGCCAAGGATATGTATCGCATCAGGAATAAGATTCTGTCAGGAGAACTTCAGAGCACTGTATCAGAGGATTCTCTTGAAGGATCTGTCTTTGATCGTACAGGCGGAGTATCTGATCAGACCATTCTTTTATCTTCCATGCTTGAAAACAGAGACCAGTATCTTTATGTTTCAGAAGATAAGATGAAATGCTGGATTATGTTGCCTGTTAGAAGAGATGGCATTAGTTACACTGAAGACGCGATAATGACCTTTCTCTTTAAAACGAAGATCAGGAGCGGAATAGACAGAAAGAGTATCAAACAGGCTCTTTTGAATCCGGAGCCTAAAGAAAAATATCTCATTGCACAGGGAAAAGAAGTGATAGATGGCGCGGATGGACATTTTGAATACTTTTTTGACTATGAAAAGAACAACGAGGTCAAGGTTTTAGAAGACGGAAGTATAGATTTTTCTGATGTTGAAAATATTCAGCAGGTTAAAGTAGGAGATAAGCTTGCTGTGTACCATAAAGCGACCAAGGGAATAGATGGATTTACTGTTTACGGTGAACTGGTCAAAGCCAAAAACGGTAAGGAAGTACCTATTCTTAAGGGTGATGGCTTTATGATAATGAGTGACAGAGTTACTTATGTTGCCAAGTATGCAGGAGCTATAAGTGTTGAAGAA
The sequence above is a segment of the Butyrivibrio proteoclasticus B316 genome. Coding sequences within it:
- a CDS encoding DUF342 domain-containing protein, which gives rise to MDVQEIDLINELNIYTGLDSFSEDALEKELAQCKGLGANVEKLRSLGFNALQLAEIRKGLESDKVDVNKYLDSSLSWTDMEEMRLEMVQGIDMSEYRAKGFDNQQLYQIRTGISDGVDVSVYAKKIYLADQMRELRRGLSPKDGVPIIFFQDPAFDSLQMREIRRGLQVGIDISTYAMLDIPHMKMRAARLSAQDGLVFTEAEIRKYTASILEQMHQAHLDNVNISSYVKRLFDAEQLEQIRLALKKELPIDNYMTADMRGEAIKEIRLGLEEGVDVGKYADVAYNWKQMHEMRLGLEHQIDITPYCKPLYQADQMRELRLGIEAGLDISKFSSMMYTAKDMYRIRNKILSGELQSTVSEDSLEGSVFDRTGGVSDQTILLSSMLENRDQYLYVSEDKMKCWIMLPVRRDGISYTEDAIMTFLFKTKIRSGIDRKSIKQALLNPEPKEKYLIAQGKEVIDGADGHFEYFFDYEKNNEVKVLEDGSIDFSDVENIQQVKVGDKLAVYHKATKGIDGFTVYGELVKAKNGKEVPILKGDGFMIMSDRVTYVAKYAGAISVEEGNVYIKKVMILPEVKITDKKIDYDGVVFIRGDVHAGSEIRATGDIIIGGHMESSDIESKCNVIIAGGATCPTKGSIVAGGDVTAKFFDGVTIKGHNISSNYFINCKIEAKGMLKTFGRQGVIYGGTAYSLEGIESAEIGNVSGARTTITLGANTALLAEYSNLQKQISREAENLKNLIIQRDKLQELGSGNPQIMQLKIKVNAAIAIKQQAIKNLADKKQKLDSDVEKGEKAMAVVTEQIFAGTIIIIEGLALKITEDRKTIDKIVFRTDPKKEKILVF
- the ppdK gene encoding pyruvate, phosphate dikinase, whose amino-acid sequence is MANKWVYMFSEGNMTMRNLLGGKGANLAEMTSIGLPVPQGFTITTEACTQYYEDGRKINDEIMAQAMEGVKKMEEINGKKFGDLQNPLLVSVRSGARASMPGMMDTILNLGLNDDVVAAMIKGNPDPAFERFVYDSYRRFIQMFSDVVMEVGKKYFEQLIDAMKEKKGVKFDVDLTAADLKELAEQFKAEYKNQLGKDFPSDPVEQLKLAIEAVFRSWDNPRANVYRRDNDIPYSWGTAVNVMPMVFGNLNNESGTGVAFTRDPATGENKLMGEFLINAQGEDVVAGVRTPMPIAQMEKEFPEAYAEFIKVCETLENHYHDMQDMEFTVENKKLYMLQCRNGKRTAPAALKIACDLVDEGHKTPEEAVAMIDPRNLDTLLHPQFDAAALKAATPIGKGLGASPGAACGKVVFTADDAVEWAARGEKVVLVRLETSPEDITGMKAAQGILTVRGGMTSHAAVVARGMGECCVSGCGDINMDEENKKFTLAGKEFHEGDFISIDGTTGNIYDGQIATVDAQIAGEFGRIMAWADEFRKLKVRTNADTPADAKKARELGAEGIGLCRTEHMFFEEDRIAAFREMICSDTVEEREAALEKILPYQQNDFKALYEALEGCPVTIRFLDPPLHEFVPTTEDEIKKLAEAKNKSVDEIKAIINSLHEFNPMMGHRGCRLAVTYPEIAKMQTKAVIRAALEVQKAHADWNVKPEIMIPLVCEVKELKYVKKVVVETADAEIAAAGAKLEYEVGTMIEIPRAALTADEIAKEADFFCFGTNDLTQMTFGFSRDDAGKFLNAYYDTKIFENDPFAKLDQTGVGKLMEMSLKLGKPVNPSLHVGICGEHGGDPSSVEFCHKIGLDYVSCSPFRVPVARLAAAQAAIAEKAAKKCDKCEDATKSFVDDETKQKLHDAAEKAQEVAKVLAEQSADVAKAGLEGLKAGVDAAVKAYKETRNK
- a CDS encoding methyl-accepting chemotaxis protein, with the translated sequence MDKKHGSLMLPIVGSIILAVVITAVAIAGFNIYSSINTNKSQTEAYKARLLEDVQAELKNETQEAMSICQVMYDRYLAGEMTMEEAQKEAADIIRELKYNDGAGYFWVDTSKGINVVLLGRDTEGQSRWDSVDPNGTYFIQEMIKNGLQEGGGYTNLMFAKPNETEPLPKINYTAYFEPFDWVMGTGVWVDHLDSLAAEYIGHATMDMYRNINSSIITMLVLLVIGISIAVYMGKRITKPLILATEQMVRMSNNDFTDNEEMEKVRSLPAKENNEIGQIAEALDLMHKNIRDLMMKISDTTAYVASASEELSASASQSAQASEMVANSCTNVANSCSGQITAVSGASNETKAFVNNMQEFQDAISRTTEMIDTTNDAATKGAADMTNATNMMKTIKDSVENTASVVETLGEQLKNIDSFVDTIAEIASQTNLLSLNASIEAARAGEMGKGFAVVASEISKLADQSNEAASKITELIAEIMQNSNEAVEAMRSGAQSVVEGTETVNEAGNTFGNIVEMVYSISEQSARMSEIVGQLSEGTETIAENIQKIENMSADVADETQNVSAASEQQTASTHEVAEASDRLAENAQELQNFVAKFDL